One window of bacterium genomic DNA carries:
- the clpP gene encoding ATP-dependent Clp endopeptidase proteolytic subunit ClpP: protein MALVPMVVEQSNRGERGYDIFSRLLKERIIFIGSLIDDDVANLIIAQLLFLEADNPDKEINLYVNNPGGVVTAGLAIYDTMQYIKSDIATICIGQAASMGALLLAAGTKGKRYALPHARIMIHQPLGGVQGQATDIDIQAREIIRMREILNKILEKHTHQPLERIERDTDRDFFMSAEQAKEYGIIDEVMVTRKEKK, encoded by the coding sequence AGAACAAAGTAATCGAGGAGAGCGAGGGTATGATATATTTTCGCGACTTTTAAAAGAACGAATAATTTTTATTGGCTCATTAATTGATGATGATGTGGCTAATCTAATCATTGCCCAACTTCTTTTCCTTGAAGCGGATAATCCTGACAAGGAAATAAACTTATATGTTAATAATCCAGGAGGAGTAGTCACTGCAGGACTGGCAATTTATGATACGATGCAGTATATTAAATCAGATATTGCCACGATATGTATTGGACAGGCGGCAAGTATGGGCGCGTTACTTTTAGCCGCAGGCACAAAAGGTAAACGCTATGCTTTACCTCATGCCAGAATTATGATTCATCAACCACTGGGTGGTGTTCAAGGACAGGCAACGGATATTGATATTCAAGCTCGCGAGATTATTAGAATGCGGGAAATATTGAATAAAATATTAGAAAAACATACACATCAACCTTTAGAAAGAATAGAAAGAGATACTGACCGCGATTTCTTTATGTCTGCCGAACAGGCAAAAGAATACGGAATAATAGATGAAGTTATGGTAACAAGGAAGGAAAAAAAATAA